From Cellulosimicrobium cellulans, the proteins below share one genomic window:
- the hutI gene encoding imidazolonepropionase — translation MTDAVVLLDGGRVAWAGPAREARDAVGHALGGREPDVTVDAGGRAVLPGFVDSHTHLVFAGDRAAEFEARMDGRPYEAGGIRSTVAATRAASDDVLRAGLARHLDEAARQGTTTVEVKSGYGLTVADEARAVRLAREVTPEVTFLGAHVVPVEYAGRADAYVDLVCGEMLAACAPHARWVDVFCETGAFTPDQSHRVLEAGAAAGLGVRVHANQLGPGEGVRLAVGLGAAAVDHCTYLADDDVVALAGSWSGAAAAPAPRSGAESGAVAGTVATLLPGVEFSTRQPYPDAQRLLDAGAVVALASDCNPGSSYTSSMALCVALAVREMRMTVAEAVWSATAGGALALRRDDVGHLAPGARADVVLLDAPSRVHLAYRPGVPLVAAVWRNGVGLPPR, via the coding sequence GTGACGGACGCGGTCGTGCTGCTCGACGGCGGCCGGGTCGCCTGGGCAGGGCCGGCCCGGGAGGCGCGGGACGCCGTCGGGCACGCGCTGGGCGGGCGCGAGCCCGACGTCACCGTCGACGCGGGCGGGCGTGCCGTGCTCCCGGGTTTCGTCGACTCGCACACGCACCTCGTGTTCGCGGGCGACCGTGCCGCCGAGTTCGAGGCGCGCATGGACGGGCGCCCGTACGAGGCGGGAGGCATCCGGTCGACCGTCGCGGCGACGCGCGCGGCGTCCGACGACGTCCTCCGCGCGGGCCTTGCGCGGCACCTCGACGAGGCGGCCCGGCAGGGTACGACCACGGTCGAGGTGAAGAGCGGATACGGGCTCACGGTCGCGGACGAGGCGCGCGCCGTGCGGCTCGCGCGCGAGGTCACCCCGGAGGTGACGTTCCTCGGGGCGCACGTCGTGCCGGTGGAGTACGCGGGCCGGGCCGACGCCTACGTCGACCTGGTGTGCGGCGAGATGCTCGCCGCGTGCGCGCCCCACGCGCGGTGGGTCGACGTGTTCTGCGAGACCGGCGCGTTCACGCCCGACCAGTCGCACCGCGTCCTGGAGGCCGGGGCCGCGGCGGGCCTCGGCGTGCGCGTGCACGCCAACCAGCTCGGGCCGGGGGAGGGGGTGCGCCTCGCCGTCGGGCTCGGCGCCGCCGCGGTGGACCACTGCACCTACCTCGCCGACGACGACGTCGTGGCGCTCGCGGGCTCGTGGTCGGGGGCCGCCGCGGCCCCGGCGCCCAGGAGCGGGGCGGAGTCGGGAGCGGTCGCCGGGACCGTGGCGACCCTGCTCCCGGGGGTCGAGTTCTCCACGCGCCAGCCCTACCCCGACGCGCAGCGCCTCCTCGACGCGGGCGCCGTCGTCGCGCTCGCGAGCGACTGCAACCCCGGGTCGAGCTACACGTCGTCGATGGCGCTGTGCGTCGCGCTCGCGGTCCGCGAGATGCGCATGACGGTCGCCGAGGCCGTCTGGTCCGCGACCGCGGGCGGCGCCCTCGCGCTGCGTCGCGACGACGTCGGGCACCTCGCCCCCGGCGCGCGGGCCGACGTCGTGCTGCTCGACGCCCCGAGCCGCGTCCACCTCGCCTACCGCCCGGGCGTCCCGCTCGTCGCGGCGGTCTGGCGGAACGGCGTCGGCCTCCCGCCGAGATAG
- the hutH gene encoding histidine ammonia-lyase, whose amino-acid sequence MTATTHSPAVPGATAALATDPARAARVVVVGDGPLTIDDVVDVARHGARVRLADAAVEAMAASRAVVEELADDDRPHYGVSTGFGALARRHIPVERRAQLQLSLVRSHAAGSGPEVEREVVRALQLLRLATLATGRTGARPVVAQTYAAMLDAGITPVVREFGSLGCSGDLAPLAHVALAALGEGEVRDATGALAPAADALAAAGISPLALREKEGLALINGTDGMLGMLALALHDLRSLLTTADVAAAASVEALLGSDAPFAADLIALRPHPGQAASAANLRALLDGSPVVASHRTLDAEGRPECTRVQDAYSLRCAPQVHGAARDTLDHAAAVARRELAAAIDNPVVTVDGRVESNGNFHGAPVAYVLDFLAIVAADVASMSERRTDRFLDKARNEGLPPFLADDPGVDSGLMIAQYTAAGIVSELKRLAVPSSVDSIPSSAMQEDHVSMGWAGARKLRRAVDGLARVLAIELLTATRALDLRCTADVSGPELSARGRAMPRRSADSPERSLAPARGTGAVRDLVRTVVDGPGPDRYLSPDIEAVTHLVTTGAVAAAASGAVGYLA is encoded by the coding sequence ATGACAGCGACGACGCACTCCCCGGCCGTCCCCGGCGCGACGGCGGCCCTCGCCACGGACCCGGCCCGCGCCGCGCGCGTGGTCGTGGTGGGCGACGGTCCGCTGACGATCGACGACGTGGTCGACGTCGCGCGGCACGGCGCGCGCGTGCGGCTCGCCGACGCCGCGGTCGAGGCGATGGCCGCGAGCCGGGCCGTCGTCGAGGAGCTCGCGGACGACGACCGCCCGCACTACGGCGTCTCGACCGGGTTCGGCGCGCTCGCCCGGCGGCACATCCCGGTCGAGCGGCGCGCGCAGCTCCAGCTCAGCCTCGTGCGGTCGCACGCGGCGGGGTCGGGCCCGGAGGTCGAGCGCGAGGTCGTGCGGGCGCTCCAGCTCCTGCGGCTCGCGACCCTGGCGACCGGGCGGACCGGGGCGCGCCCCGTCGTCGCGCAGACGTACGCCGCGATGCTCGACGCCGGGATCACCCCGGTGGTGCGGGAGTTCGGGTCGCTCGGCTGCTCGGGCGACCTCGCGCCGCTCGCGCACGTGGCGCTCGCCGCGCTCGGCGAGGGCGAGGTCCGGGACGCGACGGGTGCCCTCGCGCCGGCCGCCGACGCGCTCGCCGCCGCCGGGATCTCCCCGCTCGCCCTGCGCGAGAAGGAGGGCCTCGCGCTCATCAACGGCACCGACGGCATGCTCGGCATGCTCGCGCTCGCGCTGCACGACCTGCGGTCCCTGCTCACGACGGCCGACGTCGCGGCGGCGGCGAGCGTCGAGGCGCTGCTCGGCTCGGACGCGCCGTTCGCGGCGGACCTCATCGCTCTGCGCCCGCACCCCGGCCAGGCGGCGTCGGCCGCGAACCTGCGCGCCCTGCTCGACGGCTCGCCCGTCGTGGCGAGCCACCGCACGCTCGACGCCGAGGGGCGACCCGAGTGCACGCGCGTGCAGGACGCGTACTCGCTGCGGTGCGCGCCGCAGGTGCACGGCGCCGCGCGCGACACGCTCGACCACGCGGCCGCCGTCGCGCGCCGGGAGCTCGCGGCGGCGATCGACAACCCGGTCGTCACGGTGGACGGCCGCGTCGAGTCGAACGGGAACTTCCACGGCGCCCCGGTCGCGTACGTGCTCGACTTCCTCGCCATCGTCGCGGCCGACGTCGCGAGCATGAGCGAGCGCCGCACCGACCGGTTCCTCGACAAGGCCCGCAACGAGGGCCTGCCGCCGTTCCTCGCCGACGACCCCGGCGTCGACTCCGGACTCATGATCGCCCAGTACACCGCGGCGGGGATCGTCTCGGAGCTCAAGCGGCTCGCGGTGCCGTCGAGCGTCGACTCGATCCCGTCGTCGGCCATGCAGGAGGACCACGTCTCGATGGGCTGGGCCGGGGCGCGCAAGCTCCGCCGCGCCGTCGACGGCCTCGCGCGCGTCCTCGCGATCGAGCTCCTCACGGCCACGCGCGCCCTCGACCTCCGCTGCACCGCCGACGTGTCAGGCCCAGAGCTGTCAGCACGAGGTCGCGCCATGCCGCGACGATCCGCTGACAGCCCGGAGCGGTCGCTCGCGCCGGCGCGGGGGACCGGGGCCGTGCGGGACCTCGTGCGTACCGTCGTCGACGGTCCCGGCCCGGACCGCTACCTGTCGCCCGACATCGAGGCCGTGACCCACCTCGTCACCACCGGTGCCGTGGCCGCGGCGGCGAGCGGCGCCGTCGGGTACCTGGCCTGA
- a CDS encoding arginase family protein, with product MSSAAQPLSHDPSWPRAGDWPPPGGDAHVDVAILGVPAWRTSLSPTGAHATPAAVRDALRRFSPALAPDRPLPDGGPSARVRPAATTGPDATGAAGTGADTTGAAATGRGAASGRARPDDLADLAFADLGDIDEPDGAEGETRTRTAVSAALERARLLVALGGDNSVTVATALGAWGDDLATAGLVTLDAHHDLRDGVSNGSPVRRLVEAGLDPARVVQVGIADFANSAEYARRAVELGITVVHVDELRRRGPEDVMRAALEIAGSAGGPVHLDVDVDVCDRSVAPGCPASVPGGIAAWELRALVRAAARDDRVRSADVVEVDATADAPDGRTVRLAALCVLELAAGLALREVERPVAT from the coding sequence GTGAGCAGCGCCGCGCAGCCCCTGTCCCACGACCCGTCCTGGCCCCGGGCGGGCGACTGGCCCCCGCCCGGCGGGGACGCCCACGTCGACGTCGCGATCCTCGGCGTCCCGGCCTGGCGCACGTCGCTCTCCCCCACCGGCGCGCACGCGACGCCCGCCGCCGTGCGCGACGCGCTGCGCCGGTTCAGCCCCGCCCTCGCTCCCGACCGTCCCCTGCCCGACGGCGGGCCCTCCGCCCGCGTGCGGCCCGCCGCTACGACCGGGCCGGACGCGACCGGGGCTGCCGGGACCGGGGCGGACACGACCGGGGCCGCCGCGACCGGGCGAGGGGCGGCGTCGGGCCGGGCCCGGCCCGACGACCTCGCGGACCTCGCGTTCGCGGACCTCGGCGACATCGACGAGCCGGACGGCGCGGAGGGCGAGACACGGACGCGCACGGCGGTCAGCGCCGCCCTGGAGCGCGCGCGCCTGCTCGTCGCGCTCGGCGGCGACAACTCCGTGACCGTCGCGACGGCGCTCGGCGCGTGGGGTGACGACCTCGCCACCGCGGGACTCGTCACCCTCGACGCCCACCACGACCTGCGTGACGGTGTCTCGAACGGGTCGCCCGTGCGGCGGCTGGTCGAGGCAGGGCTCGACCCGGCGCGGGTCGTGCAGGTCGGGATCGCGGACTTCGCGAACTCCGCCGAGTACGCGCGCCGGGCGGTCGAGCTCGGGATCACCGTCGTGCACGTCGACGAGCTGCGCCGGCGCGGCCCGGAGGACGTGATGCGGGCAGCGCTCGAGATCGCCGGTTCCGCGGGCGGGCCGGTGCACCTCGACGTCGACGTCGACGTGTGCGACCGGTCCGTCGCCCCCGGGTGCCCGGCGAGCGTCCCCGGCGGCATCGCGGCGTGGGAGCTCCGCGCCCTGGTCCGCGCGGCGGCCCGTGACGACCGCGTGCGGTCCGCCGACGTCGTCGAGGTCGACGCCACCGCCGACGCCCCGGACGGCCGCACCGTCCGCCTCGCCGCCCTCTGCGTCCTGGAGCTCGCCGCCGGCCTCGCCCTCCGCGAGGTAGAGCGTCCGGTCGCGACGTAG
- the hutU gene encoding urocanate hydratase produces the protein MTHEPHRLGTPVPVRAPRGTTLTARSWQTEAPLRMLMNNLDPEVAERPDDLVVYGGTGRAARDWPSYHAIVRTLTTLADDETLLVQSGKPVGVLRTHEWAPRVLLANSNLVGDWATWPEFRRLEAMGLTMYGQMTAGSWIYIGAQGILQGTYETLAAVAAKRFGGSLAGTLTLTGGCGGMGGAQPLAVTLNGGACLVVDVDRARLDRRVRERYLDVVADDLDAAVRLVENARRERRALSVGVEGNSAAVVPELLRRGVEIDVVTDQTSAHDPLSYLPLGVDVADWADYAAAKPDEFTDRARESMARHVEGMVGFLDAGAEVFDYGNSIRDEARRGGYDRAFDFPGFVPAYIRPLFAQGKGPFRWAALSGDPRDIAATDAAVLDLFDDDHLHRWIRAAQERVAFQGLPARICWLGHGERDRAGLAFNDLVASGAVRAPVVIGRDHLDAGSVASPYRETEAMADGSDAIADWPLLNALTAASSGATWVSIHHGGGVGMGRSIHAGQVSVADGTPLAAAKLARVLSNDPGLGVLRHVDAGYDDAMATAERNGLRVPTRES, from the coding sequence ATGACCCACGAGCCCCACCGACTCGGCACCCCCGTCCCGGTCCGCGCGCCGCGCGGCACGACCCTCACCGCGCGGTCGTGGCAGACCGAGGCGCCGCTGCGGATGCTCATGAACAACCTCGACCCGGAGGTCGCGGAGCGTCCCGACGACCTCGTGGTCTACGGCGGCACGGGCCGCGCGGCGCGGGACTGGCCGAGCTACCACGCGATCGTCCGCACGCTCACGACGCTGGCCGACGACGAGACGCTCCTCGTGCAGTCGGGCAAGCCCGTCGGGGTGCTGCGGACGCACGAGTGGGCGCCGCGCGTGCTGCTCGCGAACTCGAACCTCGTGGGGGACTGGGCGACGTGGCCCGAGTTCCGGCGGCTCGAGGCGATGGGCCTGACGATGTACGGGCAGATGACGGCCGGGTCGTGGATCTACATCGGTGCTCAGGGCATCCTCCAGGGCACGTACGAGACGCTCGCCGCGGTCGCGGCGAAGCGGTTCGGAGGCTCGCTCGCCGGGACGCTCACCCTCACCGGGGGGTGCGGCGGCATGGGCGGCGCGCAGCCGCTCGCGGTGACGCTCAACGGCGGGGCGTGCCTCGTGGTCGACGTCGACCGGGCGCGCCTCGACCGCCGGGTCCGGGAGCGGTACCTCGACGTCGTCGCGGACGACCTCGACGCCGCGGTCCGGCTCGTCGAGAACGCGCGGCGCGAGCGCCGGGCGCTGTCGGTGGGGGTCGAGGGGAACAGCGCTGCGGTCGTGCCGGAGCTGCTGCGTCGCGGCGTGGAGATCGACGTCGTGACGGACCAGACGTCCGCGCACGACCCGCTGTCGTACCTCCCGCTCGGGGTGGACGTCGCGGACTGGGCTGACTATGCCGCCGCGAAGCCCGACGAGTTCACCGACCGCGCCCGCGAGTCCATGGCGCGGCACGTCGAGGGCATGGTCGGCTTCCTCGACGCGGGCGCCGAGGTGTTCGACTACGGCAACTCGATCCGCGACGAGGCGCGCCGCGGCGGGTACGACCGCGCGTTCGACTTCCCGGGGTTCGTGCCCGCGTACATCCGGCCCCTCTTCGCGCAGGGCAAGGGCCCGTTCCGGTGGGCCGCGCTGTCCGGCGACCCGCGCGACATCGCCGCGACGGACGCCGCAGTGCTCGACCTGTTCGACGACGACCACCTCCACCGCTGGATCCGCGCCGCCCAGGAGCGGGTCGCCTTCCAGGGCCTGCCCGCGCGCATCTGCTGGCTCGGGCACGGCGAGCGCGACCGCGCGGGCCTGGCGTTCAACGACCTCGTGGCGTCGGGCGCGGTGCGCGCGCCGGTCGTCATCGGCCGTGACCACCTCGACGCCGGGTCCGTCGCGTCCCCGTACCGCGAGACGGAGGCCATGGCCGACGGCTCCGACGCGATCGCCGACTGGCCGCTGCTCAACGCCCTGACCGCCGCGTCGTCGGGCGCGACGTGGGTGTCGATCCACCACGGCGGCGGCGTCGGCATGGGCCGCTCGATCCACGCCGGCCAGGTGTCCGTCGCGGACGGCACGCCGCTCGCCGCGGCCAAGCTCGCGCGCGTGCTGTCGAACGACCCTGGCCTCGGCGTGCTGCGCCACGTCGACGCGGGCTACGACGACGCGATGGCCACGGCCGAGCGGAACGGCCTCCGCGTCCCGACGCGGGAGTCGTGA
- a CDS encoding PQQ-dependent sugar dehydrogenase, whose amino-acid sequence MLVPLTVSGAYAHPGHEEGGDTAAAAALDWNNYEKVLLSKDTGEPIDLAVLPDSRVLHTARDGVVRLTDPTTGLTSQIAQLDVYKNSEDGLQGISLDPGFEENHFVYMVYAPRVMSGTSPSGVDYPETTPSGSAPNSLPAGADDSYWDQWLGYNVLSRFTWDPATAAIDLSTEREIIKVDAQRGQCCHVGADIAWDEDGNLFLSTGDNTPASAPGAAGYAPNNNAPGMNPGFDDRRGAGSTNDLRGKILRINPIEDLAADTEVGPGSTYTIPEGNLFDDPQYDDVRDLVRDETYVMGLRNPFRIDYDAQSGALVWGDYGPDAATANPDRGPMGYVEWNLTTEPMNGGWPYCHGPNANYNEWDYATSTPGEFFDCEAGAENNSTWNTGLDVLPPATAPQVYYGDNPGDQPELLDPLTEWGGGGQAPMGGPIFRSADYADAPGKFPAYWDGKPFMAEFSQDYVAAFTLDELSSAGVVTAVEDFLPNAHLTSAAQPIWDNVMDFEFGPDGNLYVLEYGDGFFRQNPDAGLYRVSYSEGNQHPQASFTASAISSSEAPLEVTFDASRSSDPEGAELTYEWDFDGDGQTDATGVRVTHEYTELGQFNVILRVTDPEGLFTLSTKQITVGNTAPEISVDVADGAIFNWGDKIDLGVSVHDAEDGDQVTCTDVKFTFGLGHNTHAHPEVTGSAAATADGCGITIQTNADAVEHGEGEKIFGTLVVTYKDKAQGDVPATTGELTRIFKPEEQQAEWYDEAEGIEVVVDETADAGGYVTSLDAGDSFAYEPVAFEHAPSGDAINRVTVLGRGEGTVTLGWEGADGTADESLAELRFASEGWTDVTRTLTSVPEGSGKVVVTSTGGVDVDNVFFGKSVIIPAEQVSIQMFSLIPWVGADGQEAVLQRLGEIGLQNIEPFGGNYSGLTGQEFHDMAEAAGLKAPSSHYNVGEGDFDQTLEYVGAVGQQYVGSGGFPAPGIGTYENTLATAEAMNRLGERAVAAGFEKFFGHNHDSEFRTKYVHDGVEMSAWEILVAETNPEYVTFEVDVAWAAHAGVDVPALLAQYGDRIELLHIKDAVNLNAGGRPTFTNLGDGDVPLQEILAAAKEAGVVYYVMEYDMAADGESFATTGFEYLTGEAAGGSEEPTEPVTIPVEKVSMQLFSLSSWSRQIGWEGVYDRLGEIGFENVEPFGSNYSGLTAEQARAQFDAAGLRVPSSHYTVNEGTFDATLAYVKTMGQEYVGSGGFPAPGIGGGLENVLATAEAMDRLGERSVANGTGKLFGHNHDQEFNTQYEYNGVLTSAWEILVAETNPEFVAFELDTAWAANAGVDVPALIDEHADRIELLHIKDATNLNQGGRPTFTNLGEGDMPLQEILRAGLDADVAYFVMEYDGSPANDVFSVEGFEYLTGLEAGADTPEVDVTVEPRCLAGKVYVAVRALNADDSALDVAIETPFGSKTFADVAPGKNAYQSFSTRATEIEAGEVTVTVTDADGGTETVTAEYAARSCG is encoded by the coding sequence GTGCTGGTACCGCTGACGGTCAGCGGCGCCTATGCCCACCCCGGGCACGAGGAAGGCGGCGACACCGCCGCCGCAGCAGCGCTCGACTGGAACAACTACGAGAAGGTGCTGCTCAGCAAGGACACGGGCGAGCCGATCGACCTCGCCGTCCTGCCCGACTCGCGCGTCCTGCACACGGCCCGTGACGGCGTCGTGCGACTCACGGACCCGACGACGGGTCTGACGAGCCAGATCGCGCAGCTCGACGTCTACAAGAACTCGGAGGACGGCCTCCAGGGGATCTCCCTGGACCCGGGCTTCGAGGAGAACCACTTCGTCTACATGGTGTACGCGCCCCGGGTGATGTCGGGCACGTCGCCGTCCGGGGTCGACTACCCGGAGACGACGCCGAGCGGCAGCGCGCCGAACTCCCTGCCGGCCGGCGCGGACGACTCCTACTGGGACCAGTGGCTGGGCTACAACGTCCTGTCGCGGTTCACCTGGGACCCGGCGACCGCCGCGATCGACCTGTCCACCGAGCGCGAGATCATCAAGGTCGACGCGCAGCGCGGGCAGTGCTGCCACGTCGGTGCGGACATCGCGTGGGACGAGGACGGGAACCTGTTCCTCTCCACCGGTGACAACACGCCGGCGAGCGCGCCGGGTGCGGCGGGGTATGCGCCGAACAACAACGCTCCCGGCATGAACCCCGGCTTCGACGACCGCCGCGGCGCCGGCAGCACCAACGACCTGCGCGGCAAGATCCTGCGGATCAACCCGATCGAGGACCTCGCCGCAGACACCGAGGTGGGCCCGGGGAGCACGTACACGATCCCCGAGGGCAACCTTTTCGACGACCCGCAGTACGACGACGTCCGCGACCTCGTGCGCGACGAGACGTACGTCATGGGCCTGCGCAACCCGTTCCGCATCGACTACGACGCTCAGTCCGGCGCGCTGGTGTGGGGCGACTACGGCCCCGACGCAGCCACCGCGAACCCCGACCGTGGCCCCATGGGCTACGTCGAGTGGAACCTGACGACCGAGCCGATGAACGGCGGCTGGCCGTACTGCCACGGTCCCAACGCGAACTACAACGAGTGGGACTACGCGACGTCGACGCCGGGCGAGTTCTTCGACTGCGAGGCCGGCGCCGAGAACAACTCGACGTGGAACACCGGCCTGGACGTCCTGCCGCCCGCGACCGCGCCGCAGGTCTACTACGGGGACAACCCCGGCGACCAGCCCGAGCTGCTCGACCCGCTGACCGAGTGGGGCGGCGGCGGCCAGGCCCCCATGGGCGGCCCGATCTTCCGCTCGGCCGACTACGCGGACGCACCGGGCAAGTTCCCCGCGTACTGGGACGGCAAGCCGTTCATGGCGGAGTTCTCCCAGGACTACGTCGCCGCGTTCACGCTCGACGAGCTGAGCAGCGCCGGCGTGGTGACGGCCGTGGAGGACTTCCTGCCGAACGCGCACCTCACGAGCGCCGCACAGCCCATCTGGGACAACGTCATGGACTTCGAGTTCGGTCCGGACGGCAACCTGTACGTGCTGGAGTACGGTGACGGCTTCTTCCGCCAGAACCCGGACGCCGGCCTGTACCGCGTGTCCTACAGCGAGGGCAACCAGCACCCGCAGGCATCATTCACCGCGAGCGCGATCTCGAGCAGCGAGGCTCCGCTCGAGGTCACCTTCGACGCCTCGCGGTCGAGCGACCCCGAGGGTGCGGAGCTCACCTACGAGTGGGACTTCGACGGTGACGGTCAGACCGACGCCACCGGCGTGAGGGTCACGCACGAGTACACCGAGCTCGGGCAGTTCAACGTCATCCTGCGGGTCACGGACCCGGAGGGTCTGTTCACGCTCTCGACGAAGCAGATCACGGTCGGCAACACGGCACCCGAGATCAGCGTCGACGTCGCGGACGGGGCGATCTTCAACTGGGGCGACAAGATCGACCTGGGCGTCTCCGTCCACGACGCCGAGGACGGCGACCAGGTCACGTGCACCGACGTGAAGTTCACGTTCGGCCTCGGGCACAACACCCACGCCCACCCGGAGGTCACCGGGTCGGCGGCCGCGACGGCCGACGGGTGCGGTATCACGATCCAGACCAACGCGGACGCCGTGGAGCACGGCGAGGGCGAGAAGATCTTCGGCACCCTCGTCGTCACCTACAAGGACAAGGCGCAGGGCGACGTCCCGGCCACGACCGGTGAGCTCACGCGCATCTTCAAGCCCGAGGAGCAGCAGGCCGAGTGGTACGACGAGGCCGAGGGCATCGAGGTCGTCGTCGACGAGACCGCCGACGCCGGTGGCTACGTCACGTCCCTCGACGCGGGCGACTCGTTCGCGTACGAGCCCGTGGCCTTCGAGCACGCCCCGTCGGGCGACGCCATCAACCGCGTGACCGTCCTCGGTCGCGGCGAGGGCACCGTCACGCTGGGCTGGGAGGGCGCCGACGGCACGGCCGACGAGTCGCTCGCCGAGCTCCGCTTCGCCAGCGAGGGCTGGACCGACGTCACCCGGACGCTCACCAGCGTGCCGGAGGGCTCGGGCAAGGTCGTCGTGACGAGCACGGGCGGCGTCGACGTCGACAACGTCTTCTTCGGCAAGTCCGTCATCATCCCGGCGGAGCAGGTGTCGATCCAGATGTTCTCGCTCATCCCGTGGGTGGGTGCGGACGGCCAGGAGGCGGTGCTCCAGCGTCTCGGCGAGATCGGGCTCCAGAACATCGAGCCCTTCGGCGGCAACTACTCCGGGCTGACGGGTCAGGAGTTCCACGACATGGCGGAGGCGGCAGGCCTGAAGGCCCCGTCCTCGCACTACAACGTGGGTGAGGGCGACTTCGACCAGACCCTGGAGTACGTGGGCGCGGTCGGCCAGCAGTACGTGGGCTCGGGCGGCTTCCCCGCCCCGGGGATCGGCACGTACGAGAACACGCTGGCCACGGCCGAGGCGATGAACCGTCTCGGTGAGCGGGCTGTGGCTGCCGGCTTCGAGAAGTTCTTCGGCCACAACCACGACAGCGAGTTCCGGACGAAGTACGTGCACGACGGTGTCGAGATGTCCGCGTGGGAGATCCTCGTGGCCGAGACCAACCCCGAGTACGTGACGTTCGAGGTCGATGTCGCGTGGGCCGCCCACGCCGGGGTCGACGTCCCCGCGCTGCTCGCGCAGTACGGCGACCGGATCGAGCTCCTGCACATCAAGGACGCGGTCAACCTCAACGCCGGTGGCCGTCCGACGTTCACCAACCTCGGTGACGGCGACGTGCCGCTCCAGGAGATCCTGGCTGCCGCGAAGGAGGCCGGAGTCGTGTACTACGTCATGGAGTACGACATGGCCGCCGACGGCGAGTCCTTCGCGACGACCGGGTTCGAGTACCTCACCGGTGAGGCCGCGGGCGGCTCGGAGGAGCCGACCGAGCCGGTCACCATCCCGGTGGAGAAGGTCTCGATGCAGCTGTTCTCGCTCAGCTCGTGGAGCCGCCAGATCGGCTGGGAGGGCGTCTACGACCGCCTGGGCGAGATCGGCTTCGAGAACGTCGAGCCCTTCGGGTCGAACTACTCCGGCCTCACGGCGGAGCAGGCTCGTGCCCAGTTCGACGCTGCCGGTCTCCGTGTCCCGTCCTCGCACTACACCGTGAACGAGGGCACCTTCGACGCGACGCTCGCGTACGTCAAGACGATGGGTCAGGAGTATGTGGGCTCGGGTGGCTTCCCGGCCCCGGGGATCGGTGGTGGCCTGGAGAACGTGCTGGCCACGGCCGAGGCGATGGACCGTCTCGGTGAGCGATCGGTCGCGAACGGCACCGGCAAGCTGTTCGGTCACAACCACGACCAGGAGTTCAACACCCAGTACGAGTACAACGGTGTGCTGACCTCCGCGTGGGAGATCCTCGTGGCGGAGACGAACCCCGAGTTCGTCGCGTTCGAGCTGGACACGGCCTGGGCGGCGAACGCCGGCGTGGACGTCCCGGCGCTGATCGACGAGCACGCGGACCGCATCGAGCTCCTGCACATCAAGGACGCGACGAACCTCAACCAGGGTGGGCGTCCGACGTTCACCAACCTCGGTGAGGGTGACATGCCGCTGCAGGAGATCCTGCGGGCCGGTCTCGACGCGGACGTGGCGTACTTCGTCATGGAGTACGACGGCTCGCCGGCGAACGACGTGTTCTCCGTCGAGGGCTTCGAGTACCTCACCGGCCTCGAGGCCGGTGCGGACACCCCGGAGGTCGACGTGACGGTCGAGCCGCGCTGCCTGGCCGGCAAGGTCTACGTCGCGGTGCGCGCGCTCAACGCGGACGACTCCGCGCTGGACGTCGCGATCGAGACGCCGTTCGGCAGCAAGACCTTCGCGGACGTGGCCCCGGGCAAGAACGCCTACCAGTCGTTCAGCACCCGTGCCACGGAGATCGAGGCCGGCGAGGTGACCGTCACCGTGACGGATGCCGACGGCGGCACCGAGACGGTCACGGCCGAGTACGCCGCGCGGTCGTGCGGCTGA